A region of the Arsenicicoccus dermatophilus genome:
ACCAGGCAGGCATCGTCACGCCCGCCCAGGACCGGCTCCACTTCGCGGCCTTCGACGTGGTCACGACCGACCGCGCGGACCTGGTGGCGCTGCTCACCGCGTGGACCGCGGCGGCGGCCGAGCTGACCGCGGGGCGGCCGGTCGGCGGCGACCCGACGTCCTACGATGCACCTCCCAACGACTCCGGCGAGGCCCAGGACCTGCACGCCTCCCGGCTGACGCTGACCTTCGGCCTCGGGCCGACGTTGTTCCGCGACGCGGCCGGGCGCGACCGCTTCGGGATCGCCGCCCGGCAGCCCGCCGCGCTGCGCCGTCTCCCGCACTTCCCCGGGGACGCGCTCGACCCCCGCCGCAGCGACGGCGACCTGTGCGTGCAGGCCTGCGCCGACGACCCGCAGGTGGCCGTGCACGCCATCCGCAACCTTGCCCGCATCGGCATGGGCGTGGTCTCGCTGCGCTGGTCCCAGCTCGGCTACGGCCGCACCTCGGCCACCTCCACCAGCCAGTCCACGCCGCGAAACCTCTTCGGCTTCAAGGACGGCACGGCCAACCTCAAGGCCGAGGAGCCCGCTGCCCTGGACGCCCACCTGTGGGTGGGGGCCGGGGACGACCCGCGCGCCGCGTGGTTGACCGGCGGGTCCTACCTCGTCGCCCGCCGCATCGCCATGAACCTCGAGACCTGGGACCGCACCTCGCTGCGCGAGCAGGAGCAGATCATCGGCCGGGACCGCCGCGAGGGGGCGCCGCTGTCCGGCGGCAAGGAGCACTCGCAGCCCGACTTCGCCCTGGCCGGTCGCGGCGGAAAGCCCCTGGTGCCGGCGGACTCCCACGTCGCCCTCGCCCACCCGAGCCGCAACGGCGGGGTGCAGATGCTGCGGCGCGGATACAACTACACCGACGGCTCGGACGACCTCGGGCGCATCGACGCCGGCCTGTTCTTCATCGCCTACGTCCGCGACCCGCTGAAGCAGTACGTCCCGATGCAGACCCGCATGGCCCGTGAGGACGCCCTGCAGGAGTACCTCCAGCACCGCGGGTCCGCGTTGTTCGCCGTCCCGCCCGGCATCCGCCCGGGCGAGCACGTCGGCCAGGCGCTCTTCGCGTCCTGACCGATCAGGGGGCCAGGCCGGTCGGCGACCGCGGACGACCACGGCCGCCGATCGGCATACGACGTCTGCCCGGTCCGAGCGACGTCGGCTCGAGCCCAGGGCGTCCCGCGCAGGCTCACCCGAGGCTGGTGGAGAACTCCTGGTCGGGCTCGGACCGGGCCAGCTCCTCCCGCAGCGCCGCCACGAAACCGTCGACGTCGGCCTCGGTGGTGTCCCACGAGCACATCAGCCGCACCTCGCCGGTCGCCTCGTCCCAGACGTAGAAGGGATAGCGGGCCTGCAGCCGCACGGTCACCTCGGGCGGGATCATCACGAAGACCGCGTTGGCCGCGACCTGCTGGGTCACCCGCACCCCGGCGACCCCGTCGAGGGCGTCCCCGAGCCGGCGGGCCATCGCGTTGGCGCGCTCCCCGGACCGCAGCCAGAGGTCGCCGTCGTACAACGAGACGAGCTGGGCGGACAGGAATCTCATCTTGGATCCGAGCTGCATCGACAGCTTGCGCACGAAGTCCATGCGGCGCACCGCGTCGGGGTCGAGCACGACGACCGCCTCGGCGCCCATCAGGCCGGCCTTGGTGCCGCCGAGGGAGAGCACGTCGACGCCGCAGTCGGTGGTCATCTCTCGCAGCGAGACGCCCAGCGCCGCAGCGGCGTTGGCGATCCGGGCGCCGTCGAGGTGGACGAGCATCCCGAGCGCGTGCGCGTGGTCGGCGAGCGCCCGGACCTGGTCGGGGGAGTGGACCGTGCCGACCTCGGTGGACTGGGTGAGGCTGACCACGCGGGGCTGGGCGTGGTGCTCGAAGCCGAAGCCGTAGGCCTCGCGGTCCAGCAGCGCCGGCGTCATGATCGCGTCGGCGGTGGGGACGGTGACGACCTTGATGCCCGCGACCTTCTCGGGGGCGCC
Encoded here:
- a CDS encoding threonine aldolase family protein; protein product: MDRLHDTGRRGFASDNYAGVHPEVLDALATVNGGHVGAYGADPYTAHLQTVVQRHFGEQASCWPVFNGTGANVVALSAMTDRWDAVIATGHAHIHTDECGAPEKVAGIKVVTVPTADAIMTPALLDREAYGFGFEHHAQPRVVSLTQSTEVGTVHSPDQVRALADHAHALGMLVHLDGARIANAAAALGVSLREMTTDCGVDVLSLGGTKAGLMGAEAVVVLDPDAVRRMDFVRKLSMQLGSKMRFLSAQLVSLYDGDLWLRSGERANAMARRLGDALDGVAGVRVTQQVAANAVFVMIPPEVTVRLQARYPFYVWDEATGEVRLMCSWDTTEADVDGFVAALREELARSEPDQEFSTSLG
- the efeB gene encoding iron uptake transporter deferrochelatase/peroxidase subunit, whose translation is MAEKLSRRGLLGWGAASAAVGAAGFAGGMASASGAQDPAAGPAAPDSYPFHGAHQAGIVTPAQDRLHFAAFDVVTTDRADLVALLTAWTAAAAELTAGRPVGGDPTSYDAPPNDSGEAQDLHASRLTLTFGLGPTLFRDAAGRDRFGIAARQPAALRRLPHFPGDALDPRRSDGDLCVQACADDPQVAVHAIRNLARIGMGVVSLRWSQLGYGRTSATSTSQSTPRNLFGFKDGTANLKAEEPAALDAHLWVGAGDDPRAAWLTGGSYLVARRIAMNLETWDRTSLREQEQIIGRDRREGAPLSGGKEHSQPDFALAGRGGKPLVPADSHVALAHPSRNGGVQMLRRGYNYTDGSDDLGRIDAGLFFIAYVRDPLKQYVPMQTRMAREDALQEYLQHRGSALFAVPPGIRPGEHVGQALFAS